A window of Ptychodera flava strain L36383 chromosome 1, AS_Pfla_20210202, whole genome shotgun sequence contains these coding sequences:
- the LOC139144807 gene encoding uncharacterized protein: protein MADIFETEIFDKSGRLELVCFINRTVVIECYLKLLDSVHVNVDSDAEKWSLYREVCRSIRIPCCESEDFARKIYKSGIVMKIVNILSEKKLKIRYEEDQIRLDLVSIGLLISAVCCSNVLTPTSSTDIDKMKHVARHYESSTIDSVKTAADLLNKVVGCLPVLVKEEVISDETKDTEQNDVNSNEVQHLQIKHTLKHPTIDAKSSDEERHHTTDVHGTPRGSNRTSSFLRKFTASKTTLNS, encoded by the exons ATGGCAGATATCTTTGAAAcagaaatatttgacaaatcTGGTCGTTTGGAATTGGTATGTTTCATCAACAGAACCGTTGTTATTGAATGTTACTTAAAACTGTTGGATTCGGTGCATGTCAACGTAGACAGCGACGCTGAGAAGTGGTCACTCTATCGTGAAGTGTGTCGCAGTATTCGGATACCTTGCTGTGAATCGGAAGATTTCGccagaaaaatttacaaatctgGAATCGTcatgaaaattgtgaatatcTTGAGTGAGAAGAAACTGAAGATAAGATATGAAGAAGACCAG ATACGGTTGGATCTTGTAAGCATTGGTCTGTTGATAAGTGCTGTGTGTTGTAGCAATGTTCTGACGCCGACATCGAGTACGGACATTGATAAGATGAAACATGTCGCCCGTCATTATGAATCATCAACTATTGATAGCGTGAAAACAGCAGCAGATTTGTTAAACAAAGTTGTCGGCTGTCTGCCAGTTCTCGTCAAGGAAGAAGTTATTTCCGATGAAACCAAAGACACAGAGCAGAACGATGTCAACTCTAATGAAGTTCAGCATCTTCAAATCAAACACACATTGAAACATCCAACTATTGATGCTAAAAGTAGTGATGAAGAGCGCCATCACACGACGGACGTCCATGGAACACCCAGAGGATCGAACCGAACGTCATCATTCCTGAGAAAATTCACAGCCTCTAAAACAACATTGAACTCATAA